One segment of Desulfolucanica intricata DNA contains the following:
- the trmFO gene encoding FADH(2)-oxidizing methylenetetrahydrofolate--tRNA-(uracil(54)-C(5))-methyltransferase TrmFO, which produces MTASYVTIVGAGLAGSEAAWQVARRDVQVLLYEMRPEKSSPAHHTGNFAELVCSNSLRAANIENAVGLLKEEMRRLGSLIMQCADKHKVPAGGALAVDRHAFAGAVTKALELHPNVTVIREEVTRIPEEEIVILATGPLTSDSMAQSIRDITGHEYLYFYDAVAPIVTLESINMEKVFWSSRYGKGEAAYLNCPMTEEEYNNFWEALVHAERAERKEFEKEINFEGCMPVEVLAKRGRETLTYGPMKPVGLIDPRTGKRPYAVVQLRQDNAEGTLYNLVGFQTHLKWDEQRRVFRLIPGLEQAEFVRFGVMHRNTYINSPVLLSPTLECKKHNGLFFAGQITGVEGYVESAAAGLLAGINAARLAKREYLLAFPKETALGALINYITSTGTGNFQPMNVTFGLFPPLEIKVRDKKRRNALQAERALQRLDRWMEEIGGI; this is translated from the coding sequence GTGACAGCAAGTTATGTTACTATTGTTGGTGCGGGTTTAGCCGGCTCTGAAGCAGCCTGGCAGGTAGCCCGGCGAGATGTACAAGTTCTTTTATATGAAATGAGACCGGAAAAATCCTCTCCAGCACACCATACCGGAAATTTTGCTGAGCTGGTTTGTAGTAACTCACTGCGGGCAGCTAATATAGAAAATGCGGTAGGCTTACTAAAGGAAGAAATGCGGCGCCTCGGGTCACTAATTATGCAGTGTGCGGACAAGCATAAAGTACCGGCCGGCGGGGCTTTAGCTGTAGATCGTCATGCTTTTGCCGGAGCAGTAACCAAAGCTTTGGAACTACACCCTAACGTCACTGTTATACGGGAAGAAGTAACCAGGATCCCTGAGGAAGAAATAGTTATTTTGGCTACCGGACCCCTGACCTCGGATTCTATGGCTCAAAGCATACGGGACATAACCGGCCATGAGTATTTATATTTTTATGATGCTGTTGCACCTATTGTAACTTTGGAATCGATAAACATGGAGAAAGTATTTTGGTCCTCACGGTATGGTAAAGGTGAAGCGGCCTATTTGAACTGTCCTATGACTGAAGAAGAATATAATAATTTTTGGGAAGCCCTGGTGCATGCTGAGAGGGCAGAACGTAAGGAATTTGAGAAGGAAATTAACTTTGAGGGCTGTATGCCGGTAGAGGTATTGGCTAAAAGAGGACGCGAAACTCTAACCTACGGGCCGATGAAACCGGTCGGGTTAATCGATCCTCGTACAGGAAAACGCCCGTATGCCGTTGTCCAGCTCCGACAGGACAACGCCGAGGGAACTCTATATAATTTGGTTGGATTTCAAACCCATTTAAAATGGGATGAGCAGCGCCGGGTTTTTAGATTAATTCCCGGACTTGAGCAAGCCGAATTTGTGCGCTTTGGAGTTATGCACCGTAACACTTACATTAATTCACCGGTTTTACTCTCCCCTACTCTGGAATGTAAAAAACATAACGGTCTCTTTTTTGCGGGGCAAATAACCGGTGTAGAAGGATATGTCGAATCTGCTGCCGCAGGACTTTTAGCTGGTATTAATGCAGCACGTTTGGCTAAAAGAGAATATTTGCTGGCCTTCCCTAAGGAAACTGCTCTTGGGGCGTTAATAAATTATATAACTTCTACTGGTACCGGTAATTTTCAGCCCATGAATGTTACTTTTGGCTTGTTTCCCCCATTGGAGATAAAAGTGCGGGATAAAAAAAGGCGCAATGCTTTACAGGCCGAGCGGGCTTTACAGCGGTTGGATAGGTGGATGGAGGAAATCGGTGGTATTTAA
- the xerC gene encoding tyrosine recombinase XerC: MYNLIDNFIFYLQVQKNSSPRTVENYQRDLFDGIDFFCAVLNKKDTRLKPSDLNHNLLRSYLAYMKEKGLARSTITRRLIAWRSFYKYLCREDYIAENPLLEVAIPKAEKKLPQFLIPEHLKLLLESPDRKKPLGQRDLAILETLYATGLRVSEMVGLNLGDLDLNGGFVRALGKGSKERMVPVGSFAVAALTKYINEGRVKLAKNNNHAEHAIFLNKNGGRLSDRGIRKIIDKYIEKAGLKNKISPHTIRHTFATHLLDNGADLRSIQELLGHVRLSTTQIYTHVSTENLKRVHKKFHPRA, encoded by the coding sequence ATGTATAATCTAATAGATAACTTTATATTTTATTTACAGGTACAAAAGAATTCTTCCCCTAGGACTGTTGAAAATTACCAGCGGGATTTGTTTGATGGAATAGATTTTTTTTGTGCTGTTTTAAATAAAAAAGATACCCGGCTTAAACCTTCCGACCTAAATCATAACCTATTGCGGAGTTATTTGGCATATATGAAAGAAAAGGGCTTAGCCCGCAGTACTATAACACGACGTTTGATAGCCTGGCGTTCTTTTTATAAATATTTATGTCGTGAAGATTATATAGCTGAGAACCCATTGTTAGAAGTGGCAATACCTAAAGCAGAAAAAAAACTGCCGCAATTTCTAATACCGGAGCATCTTAAGCTACTTTTAGAGTCCCCGGACCGGAAAAAACCGCTGGGACAGCGTGACCTGGCGATTTTAGAAACTCTTTATGCTACCGGTCTCAGGGTTTCCGAGATGGTAGGTTTAAACTTAGGGGATTTGGATCTCAATGGTGGCTTTGTTCGAGCTCTTGGTAAAGGCTCCAAAGAGCGTATGGTTCCGGTAGGCTCTTTTGCTGTGGCGGCACTTACGAAATATATAAATGAAGGCCGAGTTAAGTTGGCAAAGAACAACAATCACGCCGAACATGCAATTTTTTTAAATAAAAACGGGGGACGATTGTCTGACCGGGGGATACGTAAAATAATAGATAAATATATAGAAAAAGCCGGCTTAAAAAATAAAATTAGCCCACATACTATAAGACATACTTTTGCTACTCATCTTTTAGATAACGGTGCGGATTTACGTTCAATTCAAGAATTACTGGGGCATGTGCGCCTGTCGACGACACAAATTTATACTCACGTATCCACGGAGAATTTAAAGCGTGTTCACAAAAAATTTCATCCCCGGGCATAA
- the hslV gene encoding ATP-dependent protease subunit HslV, translating to MFHATTIVAVRKDGKVAMAGDGQVTFGDKTIIKHNARKIRRLHNQKVLAGFAGSVADAFTLFEKFENKLEEYNGNLQRSAVELAKDWRMDKILRRLEALLIVADRENLLVLSGSGEVIEPDDGVIAIGSGGPYALAAARVLAKHTDFEPKEIVYEALTTAANICIYTNDNIIVEEI from the coding sequence ATGTTCCATGCGACTACTATTGTAGCTGTAAGAAAAGACGGTAAGGTAGCCATGGCGGGAGACGGTCAAGTTACTTTTGGTGACAAAACTATAATAAAACATAATGCCCGAAAAATTCGTCGTTTACATAATCAAAAAGTTTTGGCCGGTTTTGCCGGTTCGGTGGCTGATGCTTTTACATTATTTGAAAAATTTGAAAATAAATTGGAAGAATATAATGGTAATCTTCAGCGGTCTGCAGTAGAATTGGCCAAAGATTGGCGTATGGACAAAATTTTAAGACGGTTGGAAGCCTTGTTGATAGTAGCCGACAGGGAAAATCTGCTTGTTTTGTCCGGTAGTGGTGAAGTTATTGAGCCGGATGACGGAGTTATTGCTATAGGTTCCGGTGGTCCTTACGCTCTTGCGGCTGCCCGTGTATTAGCTAAACATACTGATTTTGAACCCAAAGAAATAGTTTATGAAGCCCTAACTACAGCTGCAAATATTTGTATCTATACAAACGATAATATTATCGTAGAGGAAATATAG
- the hslU gene encoding ATP-dependent protease ATPase subunit HslU, producing MENITPRQIVAELDKYIVGQNSAKKAVAIALRNRYRRSKLTKELQDEILPKNILMIGPTGVGKTEIARRLAKLVQAPFIKVEATKFTEVGYVGRDVESMIRDLVETAIRMVRQEKMLLVQERARKLADERIIEYLAPMPVQEQQSRNPFELFFGGNRQTEQDSQAQEQYKNRIRFERDILREKLERGELENEFIEIEVDDNSSPMLEVFSGSGVEEVGINIQDMLGGLFPKKKRKRKVTVTEARTILTQQEAQNLIDMDEVTAQAIKRAEENGIIFLDEIDKIAGREGGNTPDVSRGGVQRDILPIVEGSTVMTKYGPVKTDYILFIAAGAFHISKPSDLIPELQGRFPIRVELESLSEADFLQILTEPRNALILQYTELLATEEVKIKFSQNSLVEIAKIAYTVNKQTENIGARRLHTILEKLLEEISFEAPELSGQTIEIDKDYVQLKLRDVVQNEDLSRYIL from the coding sequence ATGGAAAATATTACCCCGCGTCAAATCGTTGCTGAGCTTGATAAATATATAGTTGGTCAGAACAGTGCTAAAAAAGCAGTGGCTATAGCTTTACGCAATCGTTACCGGCGCAGTAAATTGACTAAAGAGCTGCAGGATGAAATTTTACCAAAAAATATTTTAATGATTGGCCCAACCGGTGTAGGTAAAACTGAAATTGCCCGGCGGTTGGCTAAACTGGTGCAGGCACCGTTTATTAAAGTGGAAGCCACTAAATTTACTGAAGTTGGCTATGTAGGACGGGATGTAGAATCTATGATTCGGGACTTAGTGGAAACGGCTATTCGCATGGTTCGTCAGGAAAAAATGCTTCTGGTGCAAGAGCGGGCTAGAAAACTGGCTGATGAAAGAATCATTGAGTACCTTGCACCAATGCCGGTACAGGAGCAGCAATCCCGCAATCCTTTCGAGCTGTTTTTCGGTGGGAACAGACAAACGGAACAGGACAGCCAGGCTCAGGAACAGTATAAAAACCGTATTCGCTTTGAAAGGGATATTTTAAGAGAAAAGTTAGAACGGGGCGAATTGGAAAACGAGTTCATTGAAATAGAAGTAGATGATAATTCCTCTCCGATGCTGGAGGTTTTTTCCGGAAGCGGGGTGGAAGAAGTAGGTATTAATATACAAGATATGCTTGGCGGTCTCTTTCCTAAGAAAAAAAGAAAACGTAAGGTGACTGTTACTGAAGCCAGAACCATTCTTACGCAGCAAGAAGCACAAAATTTAATCGATATGGATGAAGTAACTGCCCAGGCTATTAAAAGGGCCGAAGAGAATGGAATAATCTTTTTGGATGAAATAGATAAAATAGCCGGCCGGGAAGGTGGAAATACACCTGATGTATCTAGAGGGGGAGTACAGCGGGATATTTTACCTATCGTGGAGGGTTCAACTGTAATGACAAAATACGGGCCGGTAAAAACCGATTATATTTTGTTTATTGCTGCCGGGGCTTTTCATATTAGCAAGCCTTCGGATTTAATTCCGGAACTGCAGGGTCGTTTCCCCATTCGTGTTGAACTGGAAAGTTTATCTGAGGCAGATTTTCTACAAATTTTGACAGAGCCTAGAAATGCTCTTATTTTGCAATATACTGAGTTACTGGCTACTGAGGAGGTAAAAATAAAATTTTCACAAAATTCACTTGTCGAAATTGCGAAGATCGCTTATACTGTTAATAAGCAGACTGAAAATATAGGGGCACGTCGACTACACACCATTTTAGAAAAACTATTAGAAGAAATATCTTTTGAGGCACCTGAGCTGAGTGGGCAGACAATAGAGATTGATAAAGACTATGTTCAGCTTAAGTTGAGGGACGTAGTGCAAAATGAAGATTTAAGTCGCTACATTTTGTAA
- the codY gene encoding GTP-sensing pleiotropic transcriptional regulator CodY, with translation MRTLLEKTRSINKLLQKSAGYPVDYKEIAAILSDNIGCSVYIIDRRGKPLGHAYLRGFTCEIMVDIVEAKEVFPHEYTENLLQINETHANFCQTANACVFDYNCKCKFNNKVSTVVPIVGAGSRLGTLVLAKFNDNFTDEDLVLAEYGATVVGMEVLRARADKMEDEARKRAAVQVALGTLSYSELDAVQHIFDQLDGEEGLLVASKIADRVGITRSVIVNALRKFESAGVIESRSLGMKGTYIRVLNDRLLDELTRLKQH, from the coding sequence ATGCGCACATTACTTGAAAAAACCAGATCAATTAATAAATTACTACAAAAATCAGCCGGTTACCCTGTAGATTACAAGGAGATTGCAGCGATCCTCAGCGATAATATCGGGTGTAGTGTATATATTATTGACCGTAGAGGAAAGCCTTTAGGTCATGCATATTTACGGGGATTTACGTGTGAAATTATGGTAGATATTGTAGAGGCTAAGGAAGTTTTTCCTCACGAATATACGGAAAATTTATTGCAAATTAATGAAACACACGCTAATTTCTGTCAGACAGCAAATGCCTGTGTTTTTGATTATAATTGTAAGTGTAAATTTAACAATAAAGTCTCTACCGTTGTACCGATTGTGGGTGCCGGTTCTCGTTTAGGGACCTTGGTTTTGGCTAAGTTTAACGATAATTTTACTGATGAGGACCTTGTATTGGCTGAATATGGAGCTACTGTAGTAGGTATGGAAGTTTTGCGGGCAAGGGCTGATAAAATGGAAGATGAAGCCCGCAAGAGAGCGGCGGTGCAAGTTGCCTTAGGAACATTGTCCTATTCGGAATTAGATGCAGTTCAGCATATTTTTGACCAGCTCGATGGTGAAGAAGGATTATTGGTGGCTAGTAAAATAGCTGACAGGGTGGGTATCACCAGATCGGTAATTGTAAATGCCCTACGTAAGTTTGAGAGTGCCGGAGTCATTGAATCTCGTTCATTAGGTATGAAGGGAACCTATATTAGAGTATTAAATGACCGTTTGCTTGATGAATTAACTAGATTAAAACAGCATTAA
- the rpsB gene encoding 30S ribosomal protein S2: MSVISMKQLLESGVHFGHQTRRWNPKMAKYIFTDRNGIYIIDLQKTVKMVETAYNFIRDLAVNGESILFVGTKKQAQEAIKEEAERSGMFYVNQRWLGGMLTNFQTIRKRIDRLHELEKMEEEGIFERLHKKEVAELMHEKERLQKFLGGIKEMKRLPAALFVIDPRKERIAVAEARKLNIPIVAVVDTNCDPDEIDYVIPGNDDAIRAVRLLTSKMADAVLEGKQGEQVAE; this comes from the coding sequence ATGTCAGTTATATCCATGAAGCAGCTTTTGGAATCAGGTGTACATTTCGGGCACCAAACCCGTCGTTGGAATCCCAAGATGGCCAAGTACATTTTCACTGATCGTAACGGTATATATATTATTGACCTTCAGAAGACTGTTAAGATGGTGGAAACAGCATATAATTTTATTAGGGATTTGGCTGTGAACGGAGAATCTATTCTTTTTGTCGGGACTAAGAAACAAGCCCAAGAAGCAATTAAAGAAGAAGCCGAAAGGTCTGGGATGTTTTATGTTAACCAGCGTTGGTTGGGTGGTATGTTAACAAACTTCCAAACCATTAGAAAACGTATTGATCGTCTTCATGAGCTTGAAAAAATGGAAGAAGAAGGTATCTTTGAACGTTTGCATAAAAAAGAAGTAGCCGAGCTCATGCACGAAAAAGAAAGATTGCAAAAGTTCTTGGGTGGTATTAAGGAAATGAAGCGCCTGCCTGCAGCTCTTTTTGTTATAGATCCACGTAAAGAACGTATTGCTGTTGCTGAAGCTCGCAAGCTTAATATTCCTATCGTAGCTGTTGTCGATACAAACTGTGATCCGGATGAAATCGATTATGTTATCCCTGGTAATGATGATGCCATTCGAGCGGTTCGTCTGTTAACCAGTAAAATGGCAGATGCTGTTTTGGAAGGTAAGCAAGGGGAACAAGTTGCTGAGTAG
- the tsf gene encoding translation elongation factor Ts, with protein MVISAGMVKELREKTGAGMMDCKKALTETNGDMEKAITVLREKGLAAAAKKAGRVAAEGVVESYIHGGGRIGVLVEVNCETDFVAKTSEFKEFARDIAMQIAASRPEFVATEDVPADVIEKEKQILRVQALNEGKPENIVDKMVEGRIQKYFKEVCLLEQPFIKNPDINIKQLVNEKIAKIGENISIRRFMRYELGEGIQKKEDDFASEVAKFAGK; from the coding sequence ATGGTAATTAGTGCAGGAATGGTTAAAGAATTACGTGAAAAAACCGGTGCCGGAATGATGGACTGTAAAAAGGCACTTACTGAAACCAATGGAGATATGGAAAAGGCTATTACTGTTTTAAGGGAAAAAGGTTTAGCGGCTGCAGCAAAGAAGGCCGGGCGTGTTGCTGCAGAGGGTGTTGTTGAATCATACATTCATGGTGGCGGACGTATCGGTGTTCTGGTTGAAGTTAATTGTGAGACTGATTTTGTCGCTAAAACCAGTGAGTTTAAAGAATTTGCCAGGGATATAGCTATGCAAATTGCAGCCTCACGCCCGGAGTTTGTAGCAACGGAAGATGTGCCTGCCGATGTAATTGAAAAAGAAAAACAAATCTTACGTGTTCAGGCCTTAAATGAAGGTAAACCGGAAAATATTGTTGATAAAATGGTAGAAGGACGGATTCAAAAATACTTTAAAGAGGTATGTTTACTTGAACAGCCTTTTATTAAGAATCCTGACATTAATATTAAGCAGCTGGTAAATGAAAAGATAGCAAAGATTGGAGAAAATATTTCTATTCGTCGCTTTATGAGATATGAACTCGGTGAGGGTATTCAGAAAAAAGAAGATGATTTTGCATCAGAAGTAGCTAAGTTTGCCGGCAAATAG
- the pyrH gene encoding UMP kinase → MTVPKYKRVILKLSGEALAGSKGFGIDPDVVSSIAKQIKGVLELPVQVAVVVGGGNIWRGVAGSAKGMDRATADYMGMLATVMNSLALQDSLGKEGVDTRVQTAIEMREVAEPYIRRRAIRHLEKGRVVIFAAGTGNPYFSTDTTAALRAAEIEAEVILMAKRVDGVYDSDPLQNPNAKKFEELGYIEMLNRGLGVMDSTAASLCMDNGIPLIVFDLNQEGNIKKSVLGEKVGTYVGGI, encoded by the coding sequence ATGACAGTTCCCAAATATAAGCGTGTGATTTTAAAGCTTAGTGGTGAGGCTTTGGCAGGCTCAAAGGGTTTTGGGATAGATCCCGATGTGGTAAGTTCTATTGCCAAACAAATTAAGGGTGTCCTGGAACTTCCGGTTCAAGTTGCAGTTGTTGTAGGTGGGGGTAATATTTGGCGAGGTGTTGCCGGCAGTGCAAAAGGTATGGACCGGGCAACTGCAGATTATATGGGTATGCTGGCTACAGTAATGAATTCCCTTGCTTTACAGGATTCTTTAGGTAAAGAGGGGGTAGATACTCGGGTACAAACTGCTATTGAGATGAGAGAAGTAGCTGAACCATACATAAGACGCAGAGCAATTAGACACCTGGAAAAGGGACGGGTAGTAATTTTTGCTGCCGGTACCGGAAATCCGTATTTTTCTACTGATACAACGGCTGCATTAAGGGCGGCGGAAATAGAAGCTGAAGTTATCTTGATGGCTAAGCGTGTAGATGGGGTATACGATTCAGATCCGTTACAAAATCCAAATGCCAAAAAATTTGAGGAACTGGGTTATATTGAAATGCTTAATAGGGGTTTGGGTGTGATGGATTCAACTGCCGCTTCTTTATGTATGGATAACGGTATTCCTCTGATCGTCTTTGACTTGAATCAAGAGGGAAATATAAAAAAATCAGTTTTAGGAGAAAAAGTAGGTACTTATGTAGGGGGGATTTAA
- the frr gene encoding ribosome recycling factor, with product MRKTVEVVKKEFASLRAGRATPALLDKITVDYYGTPTPINQLANVSVPEARLLVIQPWDKSVIPALEKAILKSDLGITPNNDGTVIRLAIPQLTEDRRKELVKVVKKKAEEGRVAVRNIRREANDILKSEQKDGNITEDDLRRSQDEVQKITDKYIKEIDKLLENKEKEIMQV from the coding sequence ATGAGGAAGACTGTTGAAGTTGTTAAAAAAGAATTTGCCTCTTTACGTGCCGGCAGAGCTACTCCTGCTCTGTTGGATAAAATAACTGTAGACTACTATGGAACTCCGACCCCCATTAATCAATTGGCCAATGTTTCAGTTCCTGAAGCAAGACTATTAGTAATTCAGCCTTGGGATAAATCTGTAATTCCTGCACTTGAAAAGGCTATATTAAAATCTGATTTAGGAATTACTCCGAACAATGACGGTACAGTTATTCGTTTAGCAATTCCACAGTTAACCGAGGATAGAAGAAAAGAACTGGTTAAAGTAGTAAAGAAAAAGGCTGAAGAAGGTAGAGTTGCCGTGCGCAACATTAGGCGCGAGGCAAATGATATTTTAAAAAGCGAACAAAAAGACGGTAATATAACTGAAGATGATCTGCGTAGATCCCAGGATGAAGTTCAAAAAATCACCGACAAATATATCAAGGAAATAGATAAGCTATTGGAAAATAAAGAAAAAGAAATAATGCAGGTTTAG
- a CDS encoding DUF362 domain-containing protein produces the protein MAYKITDACEACGTCMEACPNDAIIEGDIYKIDPEKCLECGTCIDECPTGAIIEE, from the coding sequence GTGGCTTATAAGATCACCGATGCGTGTGAGGCGTGTGGTACCTGCATGGAAGCATGTCCCAACGATGCAATTATTGAAGGAGATATTTATAAAATTGATCCGGAAAAATGTTTAGAATGTGGTACCTGTATTGATGAATGTCCTACCGGAGCCATTATTGAAGAGTAA
- a CDS encoding isoprenyl transferase: protein MLKNLFKLWRRNEPKLPETANEEVLLKVIDPARLPKHIAIIMDGNGRWANQRGMPRAYGHRAGVESLRDIVKLCSELKIQYLTCYAFSTENWKRPPKEIEALMSLLVEYLNKEIDELCANNVRVNAIGRTEEFPYDVQKTLNMAINKSKNNKGLVLNLALNYGGRTELVEAIKLLGRDIKEGQLSPEAIDENVVQRYLYTSNFPDPDLLIRPSGDFRISNFLLWQLAYTEFWLTPVLWPDFRRIHLLQALVDYQCRERRFGGLKET from the coding sequence ATGCTTAAAAATTTATTTAAATTATGGCGGAGAAATGAACCCAAGTTACCGGAAACTGCCAATGAGGAAGTTTTACTTAAGGTTATTGACCCTGCCCGGCTACCAAAACATATAGCTATAATTATGGACGGCAACGGTCGTTGGGCTAACCAGAGGGGTATGCCCCGTGCCTATGGTCACCGTGCCGGGGTAGAGTCTTTGCGAGATATTGTCAAATTGTGTTCCGAACTAAAAATACAATACCTAACTTGTTATGCATTTTCAACGGAGAATTGGAAGCGTCCTCCTAAAGAAATCGAGGCCTTGATGAGTTTACTGGTGGAGTATTTAAACAAAGAAATTGATGAGCTTTGTGCTAACAATGTTCGGGTAAATGCTATCGGGCGAACAGAAGAATTTCCTTATGATGTCCAAAAAACTTTGAATATGGCTATAAATAAGAGTAAAAACAATAAGGGATTGGTTTTAAACTTAGCTCTTAATTACGGGGGAAGAACTGAGTTAGTGGAAGCTATTAAGCTGCTGGGCCGGGATATTAAAGAAGGTCAACTTTCCCCGGAGGCCATTGATGAAAATGTAGTACAGCGTTATTTATATACTTCGAATTTTCCTGATCCCGATTTGCTAATTCGTCCTTCCGGTGATTTTAGAATTAGTAATTTTCTCTTGTGGCAGCTGGCTTATACTGAGTTTTGGCTAACTCCGGTACTGTGGCCGGATTTTCGTAGAATTCATTTGCTGCAGGCATTAGTTGATTATCAATGCCGGGAACGAAGGTTCGGGGGACTTAAGGAAACTTAG
- a CDS encoding phosphatidate cytidylyltransferase yields MLWQRILSALVGIPLIITVVWYGQIPLLILTGLIMTLGFYEIKNILFGDKKQFVSWLLAISGILLLGSAYIYNYSYLGLTVTIILFVNLLAPVFFYPYISPREAAVSFYGALYIGLIIYMYLLRELPDGIAWLIFTFVATWSCDTGAYFIGRAFGTHKFAPKLSPKKTTEGAVGGVLGSLAAAYVFHLFYPAPLGKLLLLGVLVGVIAQVGDLVESVLKRQAGIKDSGKLIPGHGGVLDRFDSFLLTAPLVYYYVILTIIS; encoded by the coding sequence GTGCTCTGGCAGAGGATCTTAAGTGCCCTAGTCGGTATTCCTTTGATCATTACGGTTGTTTGGTATGGTCAGATACCTCTTTTAATTTTAACGGGATTAATTATGACCCTGGGTTTTTATGAAATTAAAAATATTTTATTCGGGGATAAGAAGCAGTTTGTTAGTTGGTTATTAGCTATAAGCGGTATACTTCTTTTAGGTAGTGCATATATTTACAATTACAGTTACTTGGGGTTGACAGTAACAATAATTTTATTTGTTAATTTATTGGCCCCGGTATTTTTTTATCCTTATATTTCACCCCGAGAAGCAGCTGTCAGTTTCTACGGGGCCCTATATATTGGTTTAATCATTTATATGTATTTATTAAGAGAATTGCCGGATGGAATAGCGTGGTTAATCTTTACTTTTGTGGCAACTTGGTCTTGTGATACAGGTGCTTATTTTATTGGCAGGGCTTTTGGAACACATAAATTTGCTCCTAAATTAAGTCCTAAGAAAACCACAGAGGGAGCAGTGGGAGGAGTCTTAGGTAGTTTAGCAGCGGCTTATGTCTTTCATTTATTTTATCCTGCTCCTTTAGGAAAATTACTTTTGCTAGGTGTACTCGTGGGAGTTATTGCACAGGTAGGTGACCTGGTGGAGTCCGTACTCAAGAGACAGGCCGGTATTAAGGACTCAGGTAAATTAATTCCGGGACATGGCGGAGTATTGGACCGGTTTGATAGTTTTCTTTTGACAGCGCCCCTGGTATATTATTATGTTATCCTGACTATAATAAGTTGA
- the ytvI gene encoding sporulation integral membrane protein YtvI — MPKIVGGILVTGAVSLAVWVIFLAVEKVLPSSIKVLKYILTVLSPFILAVIVSVLIEPLVSFLKQRFRLNRGMAVALAMLIIIGFLGTLLTLVVLQLITELIALSSSINLYIKNGRVFIEDLIDKGINVYGNLPDAVIKYLQTSLTSLAENLEYLATILVNVLMSTVSGVPGILMVTIISLLATFFISKDREAIFKLWMRLIPAPWGERSIEVSSEVSRAFMGYIRAQIILVSITMIQSIVGLYLIGAEYALTFGLIIGFFDLLPVLGPSAVFIPWLVWSFLIGNYSFGIKLSVLYAMVLVVRQLLEAKIISANIGLHPLSTLIALYVGFKVLGVAGFVLGPILLIAIQAAIKAGQAVRHNT; from the coding sequence GTGCCCAAAATTGTAGGGGGCATTCTGGTTACCGGTGCAGTGTCACTGGCAGTATGGGTTATTTTTTTAGCAGTTGAAAAGGTGCTGCCCAGTTCAATTAAAGTTTTAAAATACATATTAACAGTTTTATCACCTTTTATATTGGCAGTTATTGTCAGTGTACTAATTGAGCCCCTTGTAAGTTTTCTCAAACAGCGTTTTAGATTAAACCGTGGTATGGCAGTAGCCTTAGCGATGTTGATCATTATTGGATTCCTGGGAACTTTATTGACTTTAGTTGTGCTGCAGTTAATTACCGAGCTAATTGCATTATCTTCTTCAATTAATTTATACATAAAGAATGGGCGAGTTTTTATTGAGGATTTAATTGATAAGGGTATTAATGTTTATGGTAATTTACCTGATGCAGTTATTAAATATTTACAGACATCTCTTACTTCTTTGGCTGAAAATCTTGAGTATTTGGCTACAATCCTGGTTAATGTTCTTATGTCAACGGTGTCCGGAGTGCCTGGGATTTTAATGGTGACAATTATAAGTCTTTTAGCTACTTTTTTTATCAGTAAAGATCGAGAAGCAATCTTTAAACTTTGGATGCGTCTTATCCCGGCACCGTGGGGAGAACGCAGTATTGAGGTAAGTTCGGAAGTATCAAGGGCATTTATGGGATATATTCGTGCACAAATTATTTTAGTTAGTATTACAATGATACAAAGTATTGTTGGTTTATACTTAATTGGTGCGGAATATGCTTTAACTTTTGGATTAATCATTGGTTTTTTTGATTTGCTTCCGGTACTGGGTCCCAGTGCGGTGTTTATTCCATGGCTAGTATGGAGTTTTCTAATTGGTAATTATAGTTTCGGGATTAAATTATCGGTTTTGTATGCCATGGTTTTAGTAGTGCGCCAGCTATTAGAGGCTAAAATTATTTCCGCTAACATAGGATTGCACCCGCTGTCAACACTAATTGCACTTTATGTGGGATTTAAGGTTTTGGGTGTTGCAGGATTTGTATTAGGCCCAATACTCCTTATTGCTATTCAAGCTGCGATTAAGGCCGGTCAGGCCGTTCGCCATAACACTTGA